The following coding sequences lie in one Komagataeibacter sucrofermentans DSM 15973 genomic window:
- a CDS encoding energy transducer TonB encodes MAAAPAAPHCTPPAWRYPAMARHMHEEGNAMVDVVLGSEGQVTQVSLKSGTGYDDLDSTALAAARKVQCTPQGHPLEGTHVLLPVTFHLH; translated from the coding sequence ATGGCGGCAGCACCAGCCGCGCCCCATTGCACGCCGCCCGCCTGGCGTTATCCCGCCATGGCCCGACACATGCATGAGGAAGGCAATGCCATGGTTGATGTCGTGCTGGGCAGCGAGGGGCAGGTAACACAGGTCAGCCTGAAATCCGGTACCGGCTATGATGACCTGGACAGCACGGCCCTTGCCGCTGCGCGCAAGGTGCAGTGCACCCCGCAGGGGCACCCGCTGGAGGGTACGCATGTTCTGCTGCCGGTTACATTTCACCTGCATTGA
- a CDS encoding HD domain-containing protein — translation MTDLISRTDAFAAAAHASIDQRRKYTGDPYIVHPRRVAQTVKEVGARDEVIAAALLHDVVEDTPVTLDEIRAAFGEDVAALVEMVTDVSRPKDGYRKVRKAMDRDHLTEASAEGQTIKLADLIDNTASITRYDPGFARVYMRKKAELRGILKKGNKTLRQHAAALMKLHGWQK, via the coding sequence ATGACGGATTTGATCTCACGGACCGATGCATTTGCCGCAGCGGCACACGCCAGCATCGACCAGCGCCGCAAATACACGGGTGATCCGTACATCGTGCATCCGCGCCGTGTTGCGCAGACCGTGAAGGAGGTCGGTGCTCGCGATGAGGTGATCGCAGCAGCGCTCCTGCATGACGTGGTGGAAGATACACCAGTCACGCTGGATGAGATCAGGGCTGCATTTGGTGAGGACGTGGCAGCCCTGGTCGAGATGGTGACAGATGTCAGCCGACCGAAAGACGGCTACCGCAAGGTGCGCAAGGCGATGGATCGGGATCATCTGACCGAGGCCTCGGCCGAAGGTCAGACCATCAAGCTGGCAGACCTGATCGATAATACGGCGTCCATCACCCGATATGATCCGGGATTCGCAAGGGTCTACATGCGGAAAAAAGCGGAACTGCGTGGCATTCTTAAGAAAGGGAATAAAACATTGCGCCAGCATGCTGCAGCTCTTATGAAGCTGCATGGTTGGCAAAAATAA
- a CDS encoding AAA family ATPase: protein MNDQRNVRRLRSVGQRDNDHGRIKDTMTALIEEAHFQQKHGLASRLVRRTSPTVGRAVSAPCSTDRESPMLPDSLQLLLRETFPRRRINELVHSRAIRSEVRELIAEIAQTSLLRSHSLEPRHTVLLVGPPGTGKTSLAEALAAELGMPFLTVRYEGLVGSYLGETGSRLQEIVQYASRMPCVLFFDEFESVGKERSDAQETGEIKRVVSSLLMHMDALPTHCVVVCATNHPELLDRAVWRRFEVRLTLPAPGATELKEWLARTNKTFGDIGMTAKEFIELFSGETFSEIEAITLDARRKVVLSYGKKTPALAFKEAVASWERRRRVSGINAVGTTTNRKNAARIRKPEANKGKETPVSSSLLFGDAEDQIR from the coding sequence ATGAACGATCAGCGAAACGTCCGCCGGTTACGTAGCGTCGGCCAACGCGACAATGATCATGGGCGCATTAAGGACACGATGACCGCGCTCATTGAGGAAGCGCACTTCCAGCAGAAGCATGGCCTCGCCTCTCGTCTCGTAAGACGTACGTCCCCGACCGTAGGTCGCGCTGTTTCTGCCCCGTGCTCCACCGACAGAGAATCGCCCATGTTGCCCGACAGTTTGCAGCTTCTGCTCCGTGAGACCTTTCCGCGTCGTCGGATCAATGAACTGGTTCACAGTCGCGCAATCCGTAGTGAGGTTCGGGAGCTTATCGCCGAGATCGCGCAGACGTCGCTTCTCCGATCGCACTCACTTGAACCGCGTCACACGGTGCTACTGGTGGGACCGCCGGGTACTGGCAAGACCAGTCTTGCTGAAGCCCTCGCAGCTGAACTCGGCATGCCGTTCCTCACGGTCCGCTATGAAGGACTCGTCGGCAGCTATCTGGGAGAGACCGGCTCTCGGCTGCAGGAGATTGTGCAGTACGCATCACGCATGCCGTGTGTCCTGTTCTTCGACGAGTTCGAAAGTGTCGGCAAGGAGCGCTCTGACGCGCAGGAGACCGGTGAAATCAAGCGCGTGGTAAGTTCGCTTCTGATGCACATGGACGCACTGCCGACCCACTGCGTGGTGGTCTGTGCCACGAATCATCCGGAGTTGCTTGATCGAGCAGTCTGGCGACGGTTCGAGGTCCGACTAACGCTTCCAGCACCTGGCGCTACCGAATTGAAGGAGTGGCTGGCCAGAACCAATAAGACTTTCGGCGATATCGGCATGACCGCAAAAGAGTTCATTGAACTATTCTCGGGTGAAACTTTCTCCGAAATAGAAGCCATAACTCTCGACGCTCGTCGCAAAGTCGTTTTATCTTATGGTAAGAAGACCCCGGCGCTGGCCTTCAAGGAGGCTGTAGCCTCATGGGAGCGGCGGCGGCGAGTAAGTGGGATAAACGCAGTTGGCACAACGACCAATCGTAAGAATGCGGCGAGAATCCGAAAGCCAGAAGCGAATAAAGGGAAGGAAACCCCGGTTTCCTCGAGCCTTCTCTTCGGAGACGCAGAGGATCAGATTAGGTAA